CATACGAGTAAAAATCCAGCCTTTTGGAGAATCAAATGGCAGTTCATCTTCTCGCACAGATTGTAAAGGTTTAGTATTTTTTCCGCTCAAAACCGAAGCTGTTTCATCCTCTGGATTTTGTGGCACGAGTTTTCCCATCACCGCAAGCTGCAAAATAAGTTCTCTCAACTTCTGCACCCCATTCGGCGCATCTGTAAGCAGTTCAAAGTTTTCAAAAAATACGTCCGGATTCATGCGTTTTTCCCTGCCAGCGCGTCCATGAGTTCTTTTTTGAGGGCGGTTCGGGTTTCTTCTATTTCGGAAAGGAGGGTCTGGTATTTTTTCCAGCAGTTCTTCAGGGTCCCCGTGGTCGTTTTCAACTGTGTTTGGGTTTTTGATGTCGAGGTTGTAGTTGCTGGCGATTATGTCTTCTACTTTTACTTTCCAGGCGTTTTCACTTTCTTCGCGCTTGGTCCACCAGGCTTTTTCCGGGGCAAATTCTTCTATGCGCATGGGTTTTGTTTTGGAGTAAGACTTGTAGCCGGCGGGGTAGGGGTGTTCGTAGTACCATACTTCTTTTGTGGGTTCGCCTTTGGTGAAGAAAAGGAGGTTGGTTTTTATGCCAGTGTAGGGGCTGAAGACGCCGTTTGGGAGGCGGACAATTGTGTGCAGGTTGCACTCCTCAAGGAGTTTTTCTTTAATGCGGGTCTTTGCGCCTTCGCCAAAGAGGGTGCCGTCAGGGAGGACTATTGCGCAGCGGTCTCCATCTTTTAAAATGTGCATTATCAGGACTAGGAAAAGGTCAGCGGTCTCGCGGGTCTGGAAATTGGTTGGGAAGTTTGTCTCTATTCCGTCTTCTTCCACGCCTCCGAAAGGCGGATTTGTCACTATCATGTCTACGCGGTCTTTCGGGGTGTAGTCACGGAGCGGGCGATCGAGGGTGTTGTCATGGTGGATGCGGGAAGGGACTTCTATTCCGTGGAGGAGTACGTTGGTTATGCAGAGCAGATGCGGAAGCTGCTTTTTCTCAACGCCGGAGATGGATTCCTGTAAAATGCGGTGGTCTTCCACGGAATTCACGTATTTTTCGTGGATGTGTTCTATTGTGCTGGTCAGAAAACCGCCTGTACCACAGGCAGGGTCAAGGATTTTTTCGCCCAGCTTCGGGTCAACCATGTCCACCATGAACTGGGTGACGGCTCTCGGGGTGTAGAACTCGCCTGCATTGCCTGCACTCTGGAGGTCTTTGAGGATTGAGGTCTTTGAGGATTTTTTCGTAAATTGAGCCGAAGGTGTGCAGGTCTTTTGAATTCGTGAAGTCGATATCGTTTATCTTGTTTATGATCTGGTGGATCAGGGTCCCGTTTTTTCTTCTTTTTTGAATCCATTTATACTACCGATTAACATTAAATTGTCAAAATAAATGTTAGTCTGGTTCTCTAACTATTATATTCATGTATTGTAAATTATACATTAAAAATAATATATACTCCGAGTTCATAGTATAACTTACGTTCTCATCAATTGAAAATCCACTAGTAAAAAAGCACCTATTCCAAAAAGATTAACCCCACTAAAAAGATTAAAAAACGAATAAATCTCAACCCACAAGTCAAAACCTCAAACCTCTTCCCAAACTAAAAAAATTAAAAAATGAAAAACTTTCAGCCCACAAATCAGACACTTCAACCCTCTTCTCTATATAAATAAGAAAGTAGAATGTTCTAAAAGCCATTTGGAACTTCCAGGTTCTTAGATGAGAACGTAACATCTTTTTATATAAATTTAAAACAAAAATAAAATAATTCAAAATCATTTTTCAAGTCATTTTTCAAGTCATTTTTCAAGTCATTTTTCAAGTCATTTTTCAATTTTATCACATTTCAAGTTTCAATTCTATCACGTTAGTCGGGGAGTAATTTTCAGTGTAGTTCACACTTTAACTATTAAATGTCTTGTGTTTTTGATGTTCTTGCATAGATGACCCTTTTTCAGCACATTTTAACCTTTTTTGTAATCTTTGAATTTTGTTATACCATCAATATAACATTATATTATTAAGCTAAAAGTTAGTATAATTCGCTATCGGTTATAGGTCTGCATTGTGATTATATGTTAAAAATAATATATACCCTGAGTGCATAGTATAACTTGCGTTCTCATCAGTTGAACACCCACTAGCAAAAAACCCTACTCCACAAAGATTTACCTACATTAAAAAGATTATAAAACAAAAAATCTCAACCCACAACCCACAAGTCAAATACCTCAAACCTCTTCCAAACTCAAAAATGAGAAACTTAAATTTTTTTAACTCCTTTCGGAACTTTCAGGGTTTTGAGAAC
The Methanosarcina sp. WWM596 DNA segment above includes these coding regions:
- a CDS encoding N-6 DNA methylase gives rise to the protein MVDMVDPKLGEKILDPACGTGGFLTSTIEHIHEKYVNSVEDHRILQESISGVEKKQLPHLLCITNVLLHGIEVPSRIHHDNTLDRPLRDYTPKDRVDMIVTNPPFGGVEEDGIETNFPTNFQTRETADLFLVLIMHILKDGDRCAIVLPDGTLFGEGAKTRIKEKLLEECNLHTIVRLPNGVFSPYTGIKTNLLFFTKGEPTKEVWYYEHPYPAGYKSYSKTKPMRIEEFAPEKAWWTKREESENAWKVKVEDIIASNYNLDIKNPNTVENDHGDPEELLEKIPDPPFRNRRNPNRPQKRTHGRAGREKRMNPDVFFENFELLTDAPNGVQKLRELILQLAVMGKLVPQNPEDETASVLSGKNTKPLQSVREDELPFDSPKGWIFTRMDHVSNAIHYGYTASANTTLKDVRLLRITDIQNNKVNWETVPGCEIDKHKLGAYALNNNDLLIARTGGTIGKSYLVENLTLNAVFASYLIRIVPNNLIFPKYLKLYADSPLYWDQLYSKCAVTGQPNVNATSLKSLIVPLPPLAEQKRIVSKVDELMSLCDKLEARHQKKQEIQSKFNSAALDKMFSAENQEEFEQNWQRICENFDFLYDNPENVGKLKQAILQLAV